In Longimicrobium sp., a genomic segment contains:
- the ahcY gene encoding adenosylhomocysteinase, which translates to MNPFLAAAEAGREPFKVADISLADFGRKEIRLAEQEMPGLMALREEYGAQKPLTGAKIMGSLHMTVQTAVLIETLVELGADVRWVSCNIFSTQDHAAAAVVVGKHGTADEPQGTPVFAWKGETLEEYWWCTEQALMWPDGTGPNLLLDDGGDATLLIHKGVEFEKTGRVPDFDPENDAEEWGVILDVLRRNLGEDPQLWTRVAAEIRGVSEETTTGVHRLYEMMNAGTLLFPAINVNDSVTKSKFDNLYGCRHSLTDGILRASDVMLAGKVAVICGYGDVGKGCAQALRGQGARVIITEIDPICALQAAMEGYQVTVLEDVVETADLFITATGNKNIITVEHMARMKDKAIVGNIGHFDNEIDMAGLKRYAGIERINIKPQYDEWVFPDGHSVMILAEGRLLNLGCATGHPSFVMSNSFSNQVIAQMELHLNAEKYERKVYTLPKHLDEKVARLHLDKLGVKLTRLSPDQAAYIGVPEHGPYKPDHYRY; encoded by the coding sequence ATGAACCCCTTCCTTGCCGCCGCCGAGGCCGGGCGCGAGCCGTTCAAGGTGGCCGACATCTCCCTGGCCGACTTCGGCCGCAAGGAGATCCGCCTGGCCGAGCAGGAGATGCCCGGCCTGATGGCGCTGCGCGAGGAGTACGGCGCGCAGAAGCCGCTCACCGGCGCCAAGATCATGGGCAGCCTGCACATGACCGTGCAGACCGCCGTGCTGATCGAGACGCTGGTGGAGCTGGGCGCCGACGTGCGCTGGGTGAGCTGCAACATCTTCAGCACCCAGGACCACGCCGCCGCGGCGGTGGTGGTCGGCAAGCACGGCACCGCCGACGAGCCGCAGGGCACCCCCGTGTTCGCCTGGAAGGGCGAGACGCTGGAGGAGTACTGGTGGTGCACCGAGCAGGCGCTGATGTGGCCCGACGGCACCGGCCCCAACCTGCTGCTGGACGACGGCGGCGACGCCACCCTGCTCATCCACAAGGGCGTGGAGTTCGAGAAGACCGGGCGCGTGCCCGACTTCGACCCCGAGAACGACGCCGAGGAGTGGGGCGTGATCCTCGACGTGCTGCGCCGCAACCTGGGCGAGGACCCGCAGCTGTGGACGCGCGTGGCGGCCGAGATCCGCGGCGTGAGCGAGGAGACCACCACCGGCGTGCACCGCCTGTACGAGATGATGAACGCCGGGACGCTGCTCTTCCCCGCGATCAACGTCAACGACAGCGTCACGAAGTCGAAGTTCGACAACCTGTACGGCTGCCGGCACTCGCTGACCGACGGCATCCTGCGCGCGAGCGACGTGATGCTGGCCGGCAAGGTGGCGGTGATCTGCGGCTACGGCGACGTGGGCAAGGGGTGCGCGCAGGCGCTGCGCGGCCAGGGCGCCCGCGTGATCATCACCGAGATCGATCCCATCTGCGCGCTGCAGGCCGCGATGGAAGGCTACCAGGTGACGGTGCTGGAGGACGTGGTGGAGACGGCCGACCTGTTCATCACCGCCACGGGGAACAAGAACATCATCACCGTGGAGCACATGGCCCGCATGAAGGACAAGGCCATCGTGGGCAACATCGGCCACTTCGACAACGAGATCGACATGGCCGGGCTGAAGAGGTACGCCGGGATCGAGCGGATCAACATCAAGCCGCAGTACGACGAGTGGGTGTTCCCCGACGGGCACAGCGTGATGATCCTGGCCGAGGGGCGCCTGCTGAACCTGGGCTGCGCCACCGGCCACCCCAGCTTCGTGATGAGCAACTCGTTCAGCAACCAGGTGATCGCGCAGATGGAGCTGCACCTGAACGCCGAGAAGTACGAGCGCAAGGTGTACACGCTGCCCAAGCACCTCGACGAGAAGGTGGCCCGCCTGCACCTGGACAAGCTGGGCGTGAAGCTGACCAGGCTGTCGCCCGACCAGGCCGCGTACATCGGCGTGCCCGAACACGGGCCCTACAAGCCGGACCACTACCGGTACTAG
- a CDS encoding GSU2403 family nucleotidyltransferase fold protein yields the protein MNDLEAISRLVEALRPWLAQLVIVGGWAHRLHRSHPLADPPSYLPLLTRDADVAFSPTAALQGDMAAALKAAGFHEELSGEHTPPVSQYWLGEAQHGFYTEFLAPLRGSGVRRDGQPDATLVRAGVTAQRLRYMDLLLLHPLAVRLGREVGMPLEKPAEVNLANPASFIAQKLLIQKERAPGKRPQDVLYIHDTVELFGNHLDALQSMWRDQLRPSLAASTVDRVERLARQRFTAVDDVIRTAARIPQDRALTPERVRAVCAYGLETIYGTA from the coding sequence ATGAACGATCTCGAAGCCATCTCGCGGCTGGTGGAAGCACTCCGGCCGTGGCTCGCACAGCTGGTGATCGTCGGGGGATGGGCGCACCGGCTGCACCGGAGCCATCCGCTCGCGGATCCGCCATCGTACCTGCCGCTCCTCACGAGAGACGCCGATGTCGCGTTCTCCCCCACGGCGGCGCTGCAGGGTGACATGGCGGCGGCGCTGAAGGCGGCGGGATTCCACGAAGAGCTGTCGGGAGAGCACACGCCGCCGGTCAGCCAGTACTGGCTTGGCGAAGCGCAGCACGGTTTCTACACCGAGTTCCTGGCGCCGCTGCGTGGAAGCGGCGTCCGCCGCGACGGACAGCCGGACGCGACGCTCGTCAGGGCGGGCGTCACCGCGCAACGGCTGCGGTACATGGACCTGCTTCTGCTGCACCCGCTCGCGGTCCGGCTCGGACGGGAGGTGGGGATGCCGCTGGAGAAGCCCGCGGAAGTGAACCTGGCCAATCCCGCCAGCTTCATCGCACAGAAGCTGCTCATCCAGAAGGAGCGCGCGCCCGGCAAGCGGCCGCAGGACGTGCTGTACATCCACGACACCGTCGAGCTGTTCGGCAACCATCTCGACGCGCTCCAATCGATGTGGAGAGACCAGCTGCGCCCGTCGCTCGCGGCTTCCACCGTCGATCGCGTCGAGCGGCTTGCCCGCCAACGCTTCACCGCCGTCGACGACGTGATCCGGACCGCTGCCCGCATCCCGCAGGACCGCGCGCTCACTCCCGAGCGCGTCCGGGCCGTGTGCGCCTACGGCCTGGAGACCATCTACGGCACTGCGTAA
- a CDS encoding DUF4337 domain-containing protein, with amino-acid sequence MEATDAAELIQEIQEERAEEKAAERFRNTAAMAIAIMAMLLAIGSLGGGNATDDMIYGNIKASDTWAFYQAKNVRQTEYRIAADRLQMELADPTISPEARRAAEAQLAKYRETIARYDDEPDPNAPGDSLRGEGKKQLAAQARSHEAVRDRASDRDGNFDWSEVFLQLAIVLGSVAILASSRKVLTMSFVLGAIGTVLMINGYALLFPLPF; translated from the coding sequence ATGGAAGCGACCGACGCGGCAGAGCTGATCCAGGAGATCCAGGAAGAGCGCGCCGAGGAGAAGGCGGCCGAGCGGTTCCGCAACACGGCGGCGATGGCGATCGCGATCATGGCCATGCTGCTGGCCATCGGCAGCCTGGGCGGCGGAAACGCCACCGACGACATGATCTACGGCAACATCAAGGCGAGCGACACCTGGGCCTTCTACCAGGCCAAGAACGTCCGCCAGACCGAGTACCGGATCGCAGCCGACCGCCTGCAGATGGAGCTGGCGGACCCCACCATCTCGCCCGAGGCGCGCCGGGCCGCCGAGGCGCAGCTGGCGAAGTACCGCGAGACCATCGCGCGCTACGACGACGAGCCGGACCCGAACGCGCCCGGCGACTCGCTGAGGGGCGAGGGAAAGAAGCAGCTGGCCGCCCAGGCGCGCAGCCACGAGGCCGTGCGCGACCGCGCGTCGGACCGGGACGGCAACTTCGACTGGTCCGAGGTGTTCCTGCAGCTCGCGATCGTGCTGGGCTCGGTCGCCATCCTGGCCAGCTCGCGCAAGGTGCTGACGATGTCGTTCGTGCTCGGCGCCATCGGCACGGTGCTGATGATCAACGGGTACGCACTGCTGTTTCCGCTGCCGTTCTGA
- a CDS encoding SGNH/GDSL hydrolase family protein: MTDLKTRIVAAAAFPLLPVLLVQGKGVRRRTPRLPDAAGPVEGFVPGAGEPLRLLVLGESTVAGIGAAAHEQALTGRVAAALAERTERAVRWRAAGRSGANAREAAGLVATLPDERADAVVISLGVNDTLRFRPPALWARDVARLVEAVRARAGPAPVVLAPVPPMHAFPALPQPLRAILGARARRLDAALARLAARLPTTAHVALWVEPAPGLFCEDGFHPSEAGYTVIGEHLAAGLARLIEGR, from the coding sequence ATGACCGATCTGAAGACCCGGATCGTCGCCGCGGCGGCGTTTCCGCTTCTCCCCGTCCTGCTCGTGCAGGGGAAGGGCGTCCGCCGCCGCACCCCGCGCCTCCCCGACGCCGCGGGCCCGGTGGAGGGCTTCGTCCCCGGCGCCGGCGAGCCGCTGCGCCTGCTGGTGCTCGGCGAATCGACCGTCGCGGGGATCGGCGCGGCGGCGCACGAGCAGGCGCTCACCGGGCGCGTGGCGGCCGCGCTGGCCGAGCGCACGGAACGCGCGGTGCGGTGGCGCGCGGCGGGCCGCAGCGGCGCCAACGCGCGCGAGGCGGCGGGGCTCGTGGCCACGCTGCCGGACGAGCGGGCGGACGCGGTGGTGATCTCGCTGGGGGTGAACGACACGCTGCGCTTCCGCCCGCCCGCGCTCTGGGCGCGCGACGTCGCCCGGCTGGTGGAGGCGGTCCGCGCGCGCGCCGGCCCCGCGCCCGTCGTGCTCGCGCCCGTGCCGCCGATGCACGCCTTCCCCGCCCTGCCGCAGCCGCTCCGCGCCATCCTCGGCGCCCGCGCGCGGCGGCTGGACGCGGCGCTCGCGCGCTTGGCGGCGCGCCTCCCTACGACGGCGCACGTGGCGCTGTGGGTGGAGCCCGCGCCGGGCCTGTTCTGCGAGGACGGATTCCACCCGTCGGAGGCCGGCTACACCGTCATCGGCGAGCACCTCGCGGCCGGGCTGGCGCGGCTCATCGAGGGGAGATGA
- a CDS encoding P1 family peptidase, which translates to MRAHPLLVPLLVLAAVSAPEPASSQARPRAREAGVIVGILPPGPLNAITDVAGVRVGQVTRHEGDSVHTGVTAILPHEGNLFRERVPAAIRVGNGFGKLLGVTQVRELGEMETPVLLTCTLCVWKAADAMVGWLLARPGMEEVRSINPVVGETNDGALNDIRGRPITPADVVRALESASPGAVEEGSVGAGAGTVAFGWKGGIGTSSRRLPASLGGWTVGVLVQTNFGGVLTVNGAPVGRELGRYLFQEQLAPPRQGPGDGGDGSIMIVLATDAPLDARNLDRVAARALSGLARTGAAMTNGSGDYVIAFSTNPQVRRRAGTAPVTVADLPNDAMSPLFQAAAEATEEAILNSLFRATTVRGRGTTIEALPIDRTLEVLRRHGALNQDRTLPPGRP; encoded by the coding sequence GTGCGCGCCCATCCACTCCTCGTCCCCCTGCTCGTGCTCGCGGCCGTGAGCGCGCCCGAACCCGCGAGCTCGCAGGCGCGGCCCCGTGCGCGCGAGGCCGGCGTGATCGTCGGCATCCTGCCGCCGGGGCCGCTGAACGCCATCACCGACGTGGCCGGCGTCCGCGTCGGGCAGGTGACGCGGCACGAGGGGGATTCGGTGCACACCGGCGTCACCGCCATCCTCCCTCACGAAGGCAACCTCTTCCGCGAGCGCGTTCCCGCGGCGATCCGCGTGGGCAACGGCTTCGGCAAGCTGCTGGGGGTGACGCAGGTGCGGGAACTGGGGGAGATGGAGACGCCGGTGCTGCTCACCTGCACCCTCTGCGTCTGGAAGGCCGCGGACGCGATGGTGGGCTGGCTTCTCGCGCGCCCGGGGATGGAGGAGGTACGCTCCATCAACCCGGTGGTTGGCGAGACCAACGACGGCGCGCTCAACGACATCCGCGGCCGCCCCATCACCCCGGCGGACGTGGTGCGCGCGCTGGAGTCCGCGTCGCCCGGCGCGGTGGAGGAGGGCTCGGTGGGCGCCGGCGCGGGGACGGTGGCGTTCGGGTGGAAGGGCGGGATCGGCACCAGCTCGCGCCGCCTCCCCGCGTCGCTCGGCGGATGGACGGTGGGCGTGCTGGTGCAGACCAACTTCGGCGGCGTGCTGACGGTGAACGGCGCCCCCGTGGGCCGCGAGCTGGGGCGATACCTCTTCCAGGAGCAGCTCGCCCCGCCGCGCCAGGGGCCGGGGGACGGGGGCGACGGGAGCATCATGATCGTCCTGGCCACCGACGCGCCGCTTGACGCGCGGAATCTCGATCGCGTCGCCGCCCGCGCGCTCTCCGGCCTCGCGCGCACGGGGGCGGCGATGACCAACGGCTCGGGCGACTACGTCATCGCTTTCTCCACAAATCCCCAGGTGCGCCGCCGCGCGGGAACGGCGCCCGTCACCGTCGCCGACCTGCCGAACGACGCGATGTCGCCGCTCTTCCAGGCCGCGGCCGAGGCGACGGAGGAGGCCATCCTCAACTCGCTCTTCCGGGCGACCACGGTGCGCGGCCGGGGGACGACTATCGAGGCGCTCCCCATCGACCGCACGCTCGAGGTGCTGCGCCGCCACGGCGCGCTGAATCAGGACCGCACGCTCCCGCCGGGGCGGCCGTAG